One region of Marivirga arenosa genomic DNA includes:
- a CDS encoding ribonuclease HII, whose amino-acid sequence MSLKAFYDKENSFEAGCDEVGRGCLAGPVVASAVILPKNFTHPYLTDSKQLNATKRAELVDLIKEESIAWAIGECSPEEIDQLNILKASFWAMHKALDQLKTQPDFLLIDGNRFTPYKEIPHLCAIKGDSKFFSIAAASILAKEYRDNLMRELAEQYPHYGWERNVGYPTKEHRTGIQQFGITEHHRKSFQLLPRQLEIFNK is encoded by the coding sequence ATGAGTTTAAAAGCATTTTACGATAAAGAAAATAGTTTTGAAGCCGGTTGCGATGAAGTAGGCAGAGGATGTTTGGCTGGACCCGTTGTCGCATCTGCCGTTATCTTACCTAAAAACTTTACTCATCCTTATCTCACTGATTCAAAACAATTAAATGCTACTAAAAGAGCCGAATTAGTGGATTTAATTAAGGAAGAAAGTATAGCTTGGGCAATTGGTGAGTGCAGTCCTGAAGAAATTGACCAGCTTAATATTTTGAAAGCTTCCTTTTGGGCCATGCATAAAGCTCTGGATCAACTCAAAACTCAACCCGACTTTTTATTAATAGATGGAAATCGATTTACGCCCTACAAAGAAATTCCTCATCTTTGTGCTATTAAAGGTGATAGTAAATTCTTCAGCATTGCTGCAGCTTCAATTTTAGCAAAAGAATACAGGGATAATTTAATGCGAGAACTTGCTGAGCAGTATCCTCACTATGGTTGGGAAAGAAATGTAGGATATCCAACAAAAGAGCACAGGACAGGGATTCAACAATTTGGAATCACTGAACATCACAGAAAATCATTCCAGCTATTGCCAAGACAATTAGAAATATTCAATAAATAA
- a CDS encoding carbon-nitrogen hydrolase family protein translates to MKAKKFIVGCVQATPSIFNKEKTLDIIFHWIKKAAEQDVKLLVFPESFIPVYPAGLGFGTVVGSRTEEGRDLFKEYWNNSIEAEGKESKKIAEWAKEFGMFISIGVTEKDTVSKSLYCTILYYSPKGELMGKHRKLKPTAAERLIWGEGDGSTLTTFNTELGKIGGLICWENYMPLARMSMYQKGVEIYLAPTADSRDSWNSSMIHIACEGRCYVIGANQLIRKTDYPEHLQKQLAEDRPEILSRGGSVIVSPLGKVLAGPLYNEEGLLTAEVDHDEIIRAKMDFDVIGHYARNDVFEYAAKDQPEIKNQN, encoded by the coding sequence ATGAAGGCAAAGAAATTTATAGTAGGATGTGTGCAGGCTACTCCATCCATTTTTAATAAAGAAAAAACATTAGATATAATTTTTCATTGGATTAAGAAAGCCGCTGAGCAGGATGTAAAATTATTAGTGTTCCCCGAGAGTTTTATCCCTGTTTATCCTGCAGGTTTAGGGTTTGGAACTGTGGTAGGCAGCAGAACAGAAGAAGGCAGAGATTTATTTAAAGAATACTGGAACAATAGCATTGAAGCTGAGGGAAAAGAATCCAAAAAAATTGCTGAGTGGGCTAAGGAATTTGGTATGTTTATTTCTATTGGAGTCACTGAAAAAGATACTGTTAGCAAATCTCTTTACTGTACAATTTTATACTATTCACCAAAAGGTGAATTAATGGGGAAACATAGAAAATTAAAGCCTACTGCTGCGGAGCGCTTAATTTGGGGAGAAGGCGATGGGTCAACTCTCACTACATTTAATACTGAGTTGGGTAAAATTGGCGGATTAATTTGCTGGGAAAACTATATGCCTTTAGCCAGAATGTCAATGTATCAAAAAGGTGTTGAAATCTACCTTGCCCCTACTGCTGATTCCAGAGATAGCTGGAATAGCAGTATGATTCATATTGCTTGTGAAGGCCGTTGTTATGTAATCGGAGCAAATCAACTGATTCGAAAAACTGATTATCCTGAACACTTACAGAAGCAATTAGCTGAAGATAGACCTGAAATATTATCAAGAGGCGGAAGTGTAATCGTATCTCCTTTGGGAAAAGTTTTAGCCGGCCCCTTATATAATGAAGAAGGTTTATTGACAGCTGAAGTTGATCATGATGAAATTATAAGAGCTAAAATGGATTTCGATGTAATTGGACATTATGCTAGAAATGATGTTTTTGAATACGCAGCAAAAGATCAACCAGAAATCAAGAATCAAAACTAA
- the pyrE gene encoding orotate phosphoribosyltransferase — MITIAKPEVARAISLELLDVGAIKIRPNEPFKWASGWNSPIYCDNRLALSFPETRTIIKHYLADVIRSTYPDAQGIAGVATAGIPQGALVAESLDLPFMYVRSKPKGHGMENLVEGKIEKGQKIVMVEDLVSTGGSSIKAAEAIKAAGAEVLGMAAIFTYGFDVAHENFKKAEIKLVCLSDYTHLLDEALAKKLIQPDELETLSEWRENPSEWGR, encoded by the coding sequence ATGATCACGATTGCTAAACCAGAAGTTGCCAGAGCCATTTCCTTAGAATTATTAGATGTTGGAGCTATAAAGATCCGTCCCAATGAACCATTTAAGTGGGCATCAGGTTGGAACTCACCAATTTACTGTGACAATCGTTTAGCATTATCATTTCCAGAAACTCGAACAATCATTAAGCATTATCTAGCAGACGTAATCAGATCTACCTATCCTGATGCCCAAGGTATTGCAGGTGTTGCAACAGCGGGTATTCCACAAGGAGCCCTAGTAGCTGAATCATTAGATTTACCTTTTATGTATGTTCGTTCTAAGCCGAAAGGTCATGGAATGGAGAATCTCGTGGAAGGTAAAATAGAAAAGGGACAAAAGATAGTGATGGTGGAGGACTTAGTTTCAACAGGAGGGAGCTCAATAAAAGCCGCAGAAGCTATTAAAGCTGCAGGAGCAGAAGTACTAGGTATGGCAGCAATTTTCACATACGGTTTTGATGTGGCTCATGAGAATTTTAAAAAGGCAGAGATAAAATTGGTTTGTTTAAGTGATTATACTCATTTGTTAGATGAAGCATTGGCAAAAAAATTAATTCAGCCGGATGAACTTGAAACCCTAAGTGAATGGAGAGAAAATCCTTCAGAATGGGGCAGATAA
- a CDS encoding EamA family transporter, with translation MFRGAILVFLGACSFGVLTTLVKISYSEGFTLAEVTGAQVFFGAIILWLILAGRALFQQIKFKFTWRNSWKVLITGISTGLVSLCYYKSIQELPASIGILLLMQFTWISLLLEIIIHKKFPTATQWISVIFILLGTYLAGNVYDFTNIPFSLEGIGYGFLAGFFYAVFIWANGRVGNALIPVQKSAMMITGSCIFIFIIFPPEFLWNGSLSEGLWSWGLIFALFGTVIPPLFFAYGIPQTGVGLSSILSSAELPVAVFFSSWLLAEEVTPLQWAGVAIIMLAIIIPNLRKAIREKSL, from the coding sequence ATGTTTAGAGGAGCAATATTAGTATTTTTAGGTGCCTGTAGCTTTGGAGTACTCACTACCTTAGTAAAGATTTCTTATTCCGAAGGCTTTACTTTGGCTGAAGTAACTGGAGCACAAGTATTTTTTGGAGCAATTATACTGTGGCTAATACTTGCAGGAAGAGCACTTTTTCAGCAAATCAAGTTCAAATTCACATGGAGGAATAGTTGGAAAGTATTGATTACTGGTATCAGTACAGGTTTAGTAAGTTTATGTTATTATAAATCCATTCAAGAACTACCTGCTTCAATAGGGATTTTATTATTGATGCAATTTACGTGGATTAGTCTTTTGCTAGAGATTATTATTCATAAGAAATTCCCAACTGCTACTCAGTGGATATCAGTAATTTTCATTTTGCTAGGAACCTATTTAGCAGGTAATGTTTATGATTTTACTAACATCCCCTTTAGTTTGGAAGGCATAGGTTATGGTTTTCTAGCTGGCTTTTTCTATGCAGTATTTATTTGGGCAAACGGCAGAGTGGGTAATGCACTAATTCCAGTGCAGAAAAGCGCAATGATGATAACGGGCTCTTGTATCTTTATATTTATAATTTTTCCTCCTGAATTTTTATGGAATGGAAGTTTGAGTGAAGGACTTTGGTCATGGGGGTTGATTTTCGCATTATTCGGGACGGTAATTCCACCCCTATTCTTTGCTTATGGAATTCCACAAACCGGGGTTGGTTTGAGTAGCATCTTGAGCTCTGCTGAGTTACCCGTTGCTGTTTTCTTCTCTAGCTGGCTTCTCGCAGAAGAAGTAACTCCATTACAATGGGCAGGAGTAGCAATTATTATGCTTGCTATTATTATTCCTAATCTAAGAAAAGCAATAAGAGAGAAAAGTCTATAA
- a CDS encoding TlpA family protein disulfide reductase: MIRPALFFLLLVLLLSISSCTEKENDETTIIFDKDVNIDSVKIYYFDLLSQKQIQIPKSINENTDIILDIKSSTYANLEVNDSLYNIYLEPGFKIRFSFLTNDKQKPKSDAELFQSYFRKLQTIFDNNYGYDFLKLDFNAFKKRNSFIEKSFNSVINDFNNENFKRVLVSYFETKMALQKLFYATVNYDLKSELNEETQYLLSSDDYKISDLEFGNNNIDASAFLDLYINSVIYPQISRNNISEPDNQLLKAIGVIKAANVDPKMREWLIAQSIYLKILSSGLDSVNISALENFQIEFENSNFITSLKELKSEAETLNPGTLIPNLSGIIKDSTLVSLHDLKGKLVYLDIWATWCKPCIMEIPYSKKLEKHFQDDNIEFVYLSVDKVKADWNDFLIKHKSAGLHLLAKDRKKVYKELRLYGIPHYILIDENSQIIDAYAPKPSNSELYKLIKQNLKSVVTVQ, translated from the coding sequence ATGATCAGACCTGCACTTTTTTTCTTGTTGTTAGTTTTATTATTAAGCATTTCTTCATGTACTGAAAAGGAGAATGATGAAACCACAATTATTTTTGATAAGGATGTGAATATTGATAGTGTCAAGATTTATTATTTTGATTTGTTATCACAGAAACAGATTCAAATTCCAAAATCAATTAATGAAAATACTGATATAATTTTAGATATTAAATCATCAACATATGCCAATTTAGAAGTAAATGATTCACTTTATAATATTTATTTGGAACCTGGATTTAAAATAAGATTTTCATTTTTGACTAATGATAAGCAGAAACCAAAAAGCGATGCCGAATTATTTCAATCTTATTTTAGAAAGTTGCAAACTATCTTTGATAATAATTATGGATATGATTTTTTAAAATTGGATTTTAACGCTTTTAAAAAAAGAAATAGTTTCATAGAAAAATCTTTTAATAGTGTAATTAATGATTTTAATAATGAAAATTTTAAAAGAGTATTAGTTAGCTATTTTGAGACAAAAATGGCACTCCAAAAGCTTTTTTACGCAACGGTAAATTATGATTTGAAATCTGAATTGAATGAGGAAACCCAATATTTATTAAGTAGTGATGATTATAAAATTTCAGATCTTGAATTTGGCAATAATAATATTGATGCAAGTGCTTTTTTAGATTTATATATTAATTCTGTTATCTATCCTCAGATATCAAGAAACAATATTTCAGAACCCGATAATCAACTGCTGAAAGCAATTGGAGTAATAAAAGCGGCTAATGTTGATCCAAAGATGAGAGAATGGCTAATTGCTCAATCTATATACTTAAAAATTTTATCCTCTGGCTTAGATAGTGTCAATATTTCAGCTCTGGAAAATTTTCAAATTGAGTTTGAAAATTCAAATTTTATAACTTCGTTAAAGGAGCTAAAATCAGAAGCAGAAACCCTTAATCCTGGAACTCTAATTCCTAATTTATCAGGTATAATCAAAGATTCAACCTTGGTTTCGCTACATGATTTGAAAGGAAAACTAGTTTATTTAGATATTTGGGCAACGTGGTGTAAACCATGTATAATGGAAATTCCATATTCAAAAAAACTAGAGAAGCATTTTCAAGATGATAATATTGAGTTTGTCTATCTTTCAGTTGATAAAGTTAAAGCTGATTGGAATGACTTTCTGATCAAGCATAAATCCGCTGGTTTACATTTGCTAGCTAAAGATAGAAAGAAAGTTTATAAAGAATTGAGGCTTTATGGTATTCCTCATTACATTTTGATTGATGAAAATAGCCAAATAATAGATGCCTATGCACCTAAGCCGTCTAATTCTGAATTATATAAATTAATAAAGCAAAATCTTAAGTCGGTCGTAACAGTACAATAA